One Paraburkholderia kururiensis DNA window includes the following coding sequences:
- the putA gene encoding trifunctional transcriptional regulator/proline dehydrogenase/L-glutamate gamma-semialdehyde dehydrogenase: MASTTLGVKVDDLLRTRLKDAAARLERTPHWLIKQAIFAYLEKIEHGQLPAELTGHHGATDLADGAAVEAEEDSASHPFLEFAQNVQPQSVLRAAITAAYRRPEPECVPFLMGQARLSPSLGADVQKLAARLVEALRAKRSGGGVEGLIHEFSLSSQEGVALMCLAEALLRIPDRATRDALIRDKISKGDWKSHVGHAPSLFVNAATWGLMITGKLVTTNSETGLSSALTRLIGRGGEPLIRKGVDMAMRLMGEQFVTGENISEALANSRKFEARGFRYSYDMLGEAATTEADALRYYASYEQAIHAIGKAAGGRGIYEGPGISIKLSALHPRYSRSQQERTMTELLPRVRSLAILARRYDIGLNIDAEEADRLEISLDLLEALCFDPELQGWNGIGFVVQAYQKRCPFVIDYIVDLARRSRHRIMVRLVKGAYWDSEIKRAQVDGLEGYPVYTRKIYTDVSYLACAKKLLAAPDAVYPQFATHNAYTLSAIYHLAGQNYYPGQYEFQCLHGMGEPLYEEVTGPVSAGKLNRPCRVYAPVGTHETLLAYLVRRLLENGANTSFVNRIADTSVPVAELVADPVEEAAKVTPVGAPHPKIPLPRNLYGAERVNSMGLDLSNEHRLASLSSALLASAHHPWRAAPMLDDNETVSGVARDVRNPADHRDLVGTVVEATAVHVNTALSHAVAAAPIWQATPVDARADCLARAADLLEAQMHTLMGLVVREAGKSLPNAVSEIREAIDFLRYYSAQIRSEFSNDTHRPLGPVVCISPWNFPLAIFMGQVAAALAAGNTVLAKPAEQTPLIAAQAVRILREAGVPAGAVQLLPGDGETVGAALVADPRTRAVMFTGSTEVARLINKTLSERLDAEGRPIPLIAETGGQNAMIVDSSALAEQVVADVLQSAFDSAGQRCSALRVLCLQDDVAERTLEMLTGAMRELTIGNPDRLSVDVGPVIDADAKRGIDTHIAAMREKGRKVAQLSMPEACAQGTFVPPTLIEIDSLDELKREVFGPVLHVVRYRRAQLDRLLEQIRATGYGLTLGIHTRIDETIAHVVGRAHVGNIYVNRNVIGAVVGVQPFGGEGLSGTGPKAGGPLYLQRLLATRPAGLPASLAQTLIVDAPQGGESSDDAQGAAGSPAPNSAQAALTALRDWLIAEREPALAARCESYLEHVLVGATAVLPGPTGERNTYTLGARGTVLCVPATAGGARAQFAAALATGNRALFDGAAGEALVAALPAALKPYASVKKGADAAFNAVLFEGDSDELLALVKEVAKRPGPIVSVQGVAAHALASGDEDYALERLLTERSVSVNTAAAGGNANLMTIG; this comes from the coding sequence ATGGCGAGCACCACCCTCGGCGTCAAAGTCGACGACCTCCTGCGCACCCGGCTGAAAGACGCCGCCGCGCGTCTCGAGCGCACCCCCCACTGGCTCATCAAGCAGGCCATCTTTGCCTACCTCGAGAAGATCGAGCACGGCCAGCTGCCCGCCGAGCTCACCGGTCATCACGGTGCAACCGACCTCGCCGACGGCGCCGCCGTCGAAGCCGAGGAAGACAGCGCTTCGCATCCGTTCCTCGAATTCGCGCAGAACGTGCAACCGCAGTCCGTGCTGCGTGCGGCGATCACCGCGGCGTACCGCCGGCCCGAGCCGGAGTGCGTGCCGTTCCTGATGGGCCAGGCGCGTCTTTCGCCCAGCCTCGGCGCGGACGTGCAGAAGCTGGCCGCGCGTCTTGTCGAAGCCTTGCGCGCGAAGCGCTCGGGCGGAGGCGTGGAAGGGCTGATTCACGAGTTCTCGCTGTCGAGCCAGGAAGGCGTGGCGCTGATGTGCCTTGCCGAAGCGCTGCTGCGCATTCCCGACCGCGCCACGCGCGACGCCCTGATTCGCGACAAGATCAGCAAGGGCGACTGGAAGTCGCACGTCGGTCACGCACCGTCGCTGTTCGTGAACGCGGCCACGTGGGGCCTGATGATCACCGGCAAGCTCGTCACGACCAATAGCGAAACGGGCCTCTCGTCGGCGCTGACGCGCCTGATCGGCCGGGGCGGCGAGCCGCTCATCCGCAAGGGCGTGGACATGGCCATGCGTCTGATGGGCGAGCAGTTCGTGACGGGTGAAAACATCTCCGAAGCGCTCGCGAACAGCCGCAAGTTCGAGGCGCGCGGTTTCCGCTACTCGTACGACATGCTGGGCGAAGCCGCCACCACGGAAGCCGACGCGCTGCGCTACTACGCGTCCTACGAGCAGGCCATTCACGCCATCGGCAAGGCCGCGGGCGGGCGAGGCATCTACGAAGGCCCCGGCATCTCGATCAAGCTCTCGGCGCTGCATCCGCGCTACTCGCGCTCGCAGCAGGAACGCACGATGACGGAGCTGCTGCCGCGCGTGCGCTCGCTCGCGATTCTCGCGCGCCGCTACGACATCGGGCTCAACATCGATGCCGAAGAAGCGGACCGCCTCGAAATCTCGCTCGATCTGCTCGAAGCGCTCTGCTTCGATCCCGAGCTGCAAGGCTGGAACGGCATCGGTTTCGTGGTGCAGGCGTACCAGAAGCGCTGCCCGTTCGTGATTGACTACATCGTGGACCTGGCGCGCCGCAGCCGTCACCGCATCATGGTGCGGCTCGTGAAGGGCGCCTATTGGGACAGCGAAATCAAGCGCGCCCAGGTGGACGGCCTGGAAGGCTATCCGGTCTACACGCGCAAGATCTACACGGACGTCTCGTACCTCGCGTGCGCGAAGAAGCTGCTCGCCGCACCGGACGCCGTCTATCCGCAGTTCGCCACGCACAACGCCTACACGCTCTCGGCCATCTATCACCTGGCGGGCCAGAACTACTACCCCGGCCAGTACGAGTTCCAGTGTCTGCACGGCATGGGCGAGCCGCTGTACGAAGAGGTGACGGGTCCAGTCTCGGCAGGCAAGCTCAACCGTCCGTGCCGCGTTTATGCGCCGGTCGGCACGCACGAGACGCTGCTCGCTTACCTCGTGCGACGTCTGCTCGAAAACGGCGCCAACACGTCGTTCGTGAATCGCATCGCGGATACCTCCGTGCCGGTGGCCGAACTCGTGGCCGATCCGGTCGAGGAAGCCGCGAAGGTCACGCCCGTGGGCGCGCCGCATCCCAAGATTCCGCTGCCGCGCAATCTGTATGGCGCGGAGCGCGTCAACTCGATGGGCCTCGACCTGTCGAACGAACATCGGCTCGCGTCGCTCTCGTCGGCGCTGCTGGCGAGCGCGCATCATCCGTGGCGTGCGGCGCCCATGCTGGACGACAACGAGACGGTGAGCGGCGTGGCGCGCGACGTGCGCAACCCGGCCGATCATCGCGACCTCGTGGGCACGGTGGTGGAAGCCACGGCCGTGCACGTGAACACGGCGCTTTCGCACGCCGTGGCCGCCGCGCCCATCTGGCAGGCCACGCCGGTGGACGCCCGCGCCGATTGTCTCGCGCGCGCCGCCGACCTGCTCGAAGCGCAGATGCACACGCTGATGGGGCTCGTGGTGCGCGAAGCGGGCAAGTCGCTGCCGAACGCGGTGTCCGAAATTCGCGAGGCCATCGACTTCCTGCGCTACTACTCGGCGCAGATCCGCAGCGAGTTCTCGAACGACACGCATCGCCCGCTCGGTCCCGTGGTCTGCATCAGCCCGTGGAACTTCCCGCTCGCGATCTTCATGGGCCAGGTGGCGGCGGCGCTGGCCGCGGGCAACACCGTGCTCGCCAAGCCCGCTGAACAGACGCCGCTGATCGCCGCGCAAGCCGTGCGCATTCTGCGTGAAGCCGGCGTGCCGGCCGGCGCCGTGCAACTGCTGCCGGGCGACGGCGAGACCGTGGGTGCCGCGCTCGTGGCCGACCCGCGCACGCGCGCCGTGATGTTCACGGGCTCCACCGAAGTGGCGCGGCTCATCAACAAGACGCTCTCGGAGCGCCTCGACGCGGAAGGCCGGCCGATTCCGCTGATCGCCGAAACCGGCGGCCAGAACGCGATGATCGTGGATTCGTCGGCGCTCGCGGAGCAGGTGGTGGCCGACGTGCTGCAGTCCGCGTTCGATTCGGCGGGTCAACGCTGTTCGGCGCTGCGCGTTCTTTGTCTGCAGGACGACGTCGCGGAACGCACGCTCGAAATGCTCACCGGCGCAATGCGCGAACTCACCATCGGCAACCCGGACCGCCTTTCGGTGGACGTGGGCCCTGTGATCGACGCCGACGCGAAGCGCGGCATCGACACCCACATCGCCGCCATGCGCGAGAAGGGCCGCAAGGTGGCGCAACTGAGCATGCCGGAAGCATGCGCGCAAGGCACCTTCGTGCCGCCGACGTTGATCGAGATCGACAGCCTCGACGAACTCAAGCGCGAAGTGTTCGGTCCGGTGCTGCACGTGGTACGTTACCGCCGCGCGCAACTCGACCGACTGCTGGAGCAGATCCGCGCAACGGGATACGGGCTCACGCTCGGCATCCACACGCGTATCGACGAAACCATCGCGCATGTGGTCGGCCGCGCGCACGTAGGCAACATTTACGTGAACCGCAACGTGATCGGCGCGGTGGTGGGCGTGCAACCGTTCGGCGGCGAGGGTCTGTCGGGCACGGGTCCGAAGGCGGGTGGCCCGCTCTATCTGCAACGGCTGCTGGCAACGCGGCCCGCGGGCTTGCCCGCATCGCTCGCGCAGACGCTGATCGTGGACGCGCCGCAAGGCGGCGAGAGCAGCGACGACGCGCAAGGCGCAGCGGGTTCGCCCGCGCCGAACTCGGCACAGGCCGCGCTCACCGCGTTGCGCGACTGGCTGATCGCGGAGCGCGAGCCGGCATTGGCGGCGCGCTGCGAAAGCTACCTCGAGCACGTGCTCGTGGGCGCGACCGCCGTGCTGCCGGGTCCGACCGGCGAGCGCAACACCTACACGCTCGGCGCGCGCGGCACGGTGCTCTGCGTGCCGGCCACGGCGGGCGGCGCGCGGGCGCAGTTCGCGGCGGCGCTCGCCACGGGCAACCGTGCGCTCTTCGACGGCGCTGCGGGCGAGGCGCTGGTTGCCGCGCTGCCGGCCGCGCTCAAGCCGTATGCGAGCGTGAAGAAGGGTGCCGATGCCGCGTTCAACGCGGTGCTGTTCGAAGGCGACAGCGATGAACTGCTCGCCCTCGTGAAGGAAGTGGCGAAGCGGCCGGGGCCCATCGTCTCGGTGCAGGGCGTGGCGGCGCATGCGCTCGCGAGCGGCGACGAAGACTACGCGCTCGAACGCCTGCTCACGGAACGCTCGGTCAGCGTGAACACGGCCGCGGCGGGTGGTAACGCGAATTTGATGACGATCGGCTGA
- a CDS encoding YeiH family protein, which produces MSDQHHTLPSGAQPRDAGSKNAAAAGTATQRGGGLFSTEDWWAVWVGFVVIVAAYALFASGGSIKWLAVAPAKWSSIGQAVHDLAAHALNYIALFAVFAVLFGASVVALKQRLAHFLPSFLILFVGSVLIFTLGAWVSAAKYNLEPPLVALALGLIVSNVFTLPQWFSAGLRVEFYIKVGIVLLGATLPFTLLVWAGPVAVAQASIVSLVTFFVIFFVATRLGLERRFAAVLGVGGAVCGVSAAIAIAGAVRAKREQASVAITLVIAWAIVMIFVLPFVSRSLGLSTALAGAWIGTSEFADAAGIAAAQAYGDFAKHAGGAIAGAPEASLQAFTLMKVVGRDIWIGIWAFVLAIVATTRWDARDAGAVQAKADAGEIWARFPKFVIGFVVASALVTWIASHYSLADYRKVVTPEFVAPITALRTWAFIFCFLSIGLTTRLRVLTATGLKPFLAFTAGVAVNIAIGYALSAHVFAPYWHSLEQGT; this is translated from the coding sequence ATGAGCGATCAACATCACACGCTGCCGTCCGGCGCGCAGCCGCGCGACGCCGGGTCGAAGAATGCCGCTGCGGCCGGCACCGCCACGCAACGCGGTGGCGGTCTTTTTTCCACCGAGGACTGGTGGGCCGTCTGGGTCGGTTTTGTCGTCATCGTCGCGGCCTACGCGTTGTTCGCCTCGGGCGGCAGCATCAAGTGGCTCGCGGTTGCGCCAGCGAAGTGGTCGAGCATCGGCCAGGCGGTGCACGATCTTGCCGCGCACGCACTCAACTACATCGCGCTCTTCGCTGTCTTCGCCGTGCTGTTCGGCGCGAGCGTCGTGGCGCTCAAGCAGCGCCTCGCGCACTTCCTGCCGTCGTTTCTGATTCTTTTCGTGGGCTCGGTGCTGATCTTCACGCTCGGCGCGTGGGTCAGCGCGGCGAAGTACAACCTGGAACCGCCGCTCGTCGCACTGGCGTTGGGGCTGATCGTGTCGAACGTGTTCACGTTGCCGCAGTGGTTCTCGGCTGGTCTGCGCGTGGAGTTTTACATCAAGGTGGGCATCGTGCTGCTGGGCGCCACGCTGCCGTTCACGTTGCTCGTGTGGGCCGGGCCCGTGGCCGTGGCGCAGGCCAGCATCGTTTCGCTCGTCACGTTCTTCGTGATCTTCTTCGTGGCGACGCGGCTGGGGCTCGAGCGACGCTTCGCCGCCGTACTTGGTGTGGGCGGCGCGGTGTGCGGCGTGTCGGCGGCCATTGCGATTGCGGGCGCCGTGCGCGCGAAGCGCGAGCAGGCGTCGGTTGCCATCACGCTCGTGATCGCGTGGGCCATCGTCATGATCTTCGTGCTGCCGTTCGTGTCGCGCTCGCTTGGGTTATCGACGGCGCTCGCGGGCGCGTGGATCGGCACATCGGAGTTCGCGGACGCCGCCGGCATCGCGGCCGCGCAGGCCTACGGCGACTTCGCGAAGCATGCGGGCGGCGCGATTGCGGGCGCCCCCGAAGCTTCGTTGCAGGCGTTCACGCTCATGAAGGTGGTGGGACGCGACATCTGGATCGGCATCTGGGCGTTCGTGCTCGCGATCGTCGCGACGACGCGTTGGGACGCACGCGACGCAGGCGCCGTGCAGGCGAAGGCCGATGCCGGCGAAATCTGGGCGCGCTTTCCGAAATTCGTGATCGGCTTCGTGGTGGCCTCGGCGCTCGTCACGTGGATCGCGAGTCACTACTCGCTCGCCGACTACCGCAAGGTCGTGACGCCCGAATTCGTCGCGCCCATCACGGCGCTGCGTACGTGGGCCTTCATCTTCTGCTTTTTGTCGATCGGCCTGACCACGCGGTTGCGCGTATTGACTGCCACCGGACTGAAGCCGTTTCTGGCGTTCACGGCCGGCGTCGCGGTCAATATCGCCATCGGTTACGCGCTGTCCGCGCACGTGTTCGCACCGTACTGGCATAGCCTGGAGCAGGGAACATGA